A window of Maioricimonas rarisocia genomic DNA:
TCCTCCGACCAGGGATTCCGACCGAAGAAGATCGTCGGAGTCCCCTCGACCGGTTCTGCGACTCGTACTGGCTCCGTTCCGGTCGCCCTTGTCACCAGCGCCCGATATTCCTTTAATGCCAGCACTGCCGCAGGATCTGCTTCATCATTTGGGAGGCAGATCATGTTGTGTACCGGAGTGCCGTCCCTCACGAGGACGATGCTGGCCGTCTGCTCCTGTTGCCCCAAGGCAGGTGGATGTGCCGCCATCATCACCGCGACACAAGCGATTGTCGAAGGCCCGAGTCGGGCAAGGCGGCAGAAACGCTGCAGGGATTCGTCGAATCTCGAAACCATCATTTCCCTTGTCCTTGTCGACCAGCCCGTTGAAGATCGGCCTCTTCGCCCGACGATGTCAGACGGCAACGCCTCGCAACATCGAATCGAACCGGTTGGTCCCAAACGGCGCGTCGTTCGTATCCTACCGTCGGAAGGCCGCTCCGAAGGTCTCCAGCCGCCTCGGAGGGCCTGTCAGCCCTCAAGGCACGCACAATACTGCGACCACTTCCTGCACTCGGTCGCGTCCCGCTTTCGAACAGCTTGCGCATGATCGGCCACAGGTTTCAAGCTGCTGCCTGAATCGCGAACGGCATCGACACTCAGCCTGGCGGCGCCGCGACCGAAGCTCACAGCTGAGAATGATTCACGCGTCATCGACCCCAGTTCCAGTGTCGCAGTTGCGGCATCACTTGTTTACTACGATCTGAAGTCAGAACCAGGCGCTCGCCTCGGGGCCGCGTAGTCCAGGTTGCCGATGTGGCTGACAGCTCGCCGCGGTCATCCGACCGCTTGACTTTCGTGCCCCGAATGCGGGCCGTGATGCCGGCCACGTTGATGAGGGCATCCACTCGCCGGCGTTGCTCCCCTTTGGGGCTGCTTCCCGACAAACTTCGGCTCCGGCTCGACGAGCGGATTGGGAGGTTTCGCGAGTCCATTGCAGATGGTAGCCTTCGGACGCCTCCGCCAGGAGGATGCAATATGCAGGCGGTCACGACCTCCCGCTTCGAGCTGCGCTCCATGATGTGGGGCTCCGCGGTTACTCTTCCGGGTCGTACACGGAAACAGGTCAAGAGAGATCCACAACATGCGTCGCTCCCTGCCATATATCCTTGTTGCGCTGCTCTCGTTCGTCGTCACGAAGGTGGAATCAAGCGAGCCTCACCATTCGAAGGATCCCTCGATCTACCTGACTGCGAACGACCTGTCGGTTGCGACCGGTCAACCGTCGCTCGTGCGCATGTCGAGCGTCTCCACGCACATTCCGGTGTGGTCATTGTCCGGCGGGACGCCGGGGCAGTCTGTCGCCGGCATCGTGGGCGGCCTTCCCCGGGATTGTGCCGCGGTGAAAGTCGAGATCGTCGTGACCTCAACCGACCCGCAGACGAGCCCGGAATTCGCGGACCTGTACCGTGTCCACCTTTCACAGATGGTGGATGATGCCCCGTTCACCGCCCGGTATCGTCTGGGCAAGCCTGTGCGAACAAGGCTTCCCGCTGCGCCGCTCCACACCCGGACGATCGTCCTGGAATCGTTTTACGGAGTGGAGCCTGAGGCGCCGCTGACGGTGCGGATCCAGCGGGAGCCGGGCCTTCCCGGTGACACGTTTCCCCGTCCTACCGGTCTGGCTCTGGTCAAGGTTACGCCGCTGAACGCTCCTGCGGAGCCGCATGTTGTGCAGAACGTGGGCGGCTACAACTCGTGGCCGATGATCCAGGCCATCGGGGAAAAGCTTGTGTGTACCTACAGCCGAGGCACGGCACATACGATCCACGAAGATTCCCGCGCCGTTTATGCGCGCACTTCCACGGATGGGGGGAAGACGTGGACGGCTGAAACCACTGTCGCCGACACTCCAGGCTATGGCGAGGTCACCGTCGGGAAGGGGCTGGATGCGACCGGGGCGATGCTGCTCTGGGTGCGCCGCATTGGAAAGGGATGGAACCACGACCTCTATCGCTCCACCGATGGTGTGACGTTCGAGCTCGTCGCCACGCCGAAGCTTGCTGTGCCCCCCATGCAGATCACCGATGTCATTGAGGTCCCCGATGTCGGACTCATGGCCCTCTGGTTCGCAGGAGACTACAGCGACAAGGCCGTTCACTCCTGGGGCACCATGACCAGCAGTGACGACGGCACAACCTGGACACAGAAAACCATCGAGTCGGGACTGACCAGATCGGACTGGCCGACCGAGCCCGCGGCGGTCTACCTCGGCGATGGCAGGATTCTCGCCGTCGGGCGGACGGAAAGCCACGGGCAATCTCAGTTCCAGATGGTCTCATCGGACTACGGCACCACATGGACGCGGATGCGAACCAACATCGGAGATGTCCAGGCGTCCACGCCCAGCCTGATTCTCGATGCTGAAACGGGTTTACTGAGCAACTATTACTATGAACGTGGTCGTGGGCTCCTGCGGCGTCGCGTCGTCGACCCGGAGACTGTCTTCGAGAATCCGCTCAGCTGGCCTGCTTCCGAGGCCGTCGGCGTTGGCAGCGAGGTGGCCCTGGATTCGGGTAACGCGAATGCCACGGTCATCGGGAACACGCACTACGTATCCTTCTACTCCGGTAAGGCTCCCGACACGGCGGTCCTGGTATCGGAGCTACCGGCACCGACCGCCGGGGAGTAGGTTGTCAGCGGCACGCGACCGGATCGGCAGCGAGAATACCCGGACGGGCTACAGCCTTTTGAAGAATCGTTCGCAGGCGCAGTCGGGAAACACTCAGAGCAATGCTACGTTGACGTTTTCGGGGCGGGCCCGTACCGGGAGATGGCTACGGGTGTCGCTGGCCTCACCTCGGATCCCCGACGGTTTCGTTGCTCCCGAATGCCGCGTGCGAGAGTCCTGCGACGTTTCCGGAACACGCGAAGCCGATACTCTGGATTGACGTAGACGACATCAGATCGGTGCACACGGACCTGGAGAATGCCGGTCCTCACGGTCTGAAGATCGAGGTCTGGCAGCGACACCGGACAGTCGAAGGCAACGAGTGCTGATCCCGTTGGGCAATGTCTTCTCGGACATCATCCTGCAGGGCGGACGCGCGACTCTTGCAGAACGCGGGGCAGAGGTTATCGAGCCGGCCAGATCTGGTTGGGCGCGCTCTCCATCACCTGTCATCGGGAGACGAGTCCTCTGTCGTCTGCACGTCATCATCTCCCCAACCTGCAATCTCCGCTGCGATTCCTGCGATTCGTCCGGTAGCGTCAACTGAAGACATCACTTCGAGGAGTCGAGTGACTCGTGACAGTACTCCCCTGTCGTGGTTGATTTCGTGGGCGAGACGAAACGCTTCGTGTGACTCAGCGATGCGATTCTTCTCTGTGGAGACTGTCAGCCCCAGCAGGGCGACTCCTGTGATGTACCGTGCCTCGAAATTCGAAGGCGACCGACTCAGCAAACAGCCACAGTGATCCAGGCATCGATTGAAAGCAGCCGTCGCGCTTGCGGTCTCTGCTTCAAGCAGGTGAATGATCCCTTTGACGACGCTGACGTTGTGATTGTTGTCCTGGACATCGTACTGCTCGGCTGCTTCACACTCGGTCCTTGCAGACTCAAGGTCGCCGGTGAGAAGGCCGACGAGTGAAAGCCCGTAATGAGCGTAGTTCTGGACCTGAACAATGTTCTTGTCGTTGGCCACTGCAAGGGCGTCTCGGAATCGCCGGGACGCTGCGTCAAAGTCACCGCTCATCAGTAGGGCATGACCGCTGGACTCAAGGACAACCGCCTGTTCGTACGGGCCAGCCCACTTCTGGCACACGTCGAGTGCGTCTTCGTAGAAGCGAAGCGCCTGGTCCAGGTGCCCGAGATCGGCGTAGCGGTTTCCGAGGTTGTTGAGCGGAGCCGCCTCTGCAGCGACGTCATTGAGCTGGCGTGCAATCTCCAGCGAGCGTTCGTTGCATTCGATTGCACGCCGCGTGTCGCCGAGCCTGCGGTGGCATATCGACTTGCCGATGAGCAAGTGACGTTCCTGTTGAAGACGCGGGGCGTGCCGATTCAGCTCGAGCGCAGTATCGAAATGTTTCAAGCCCCTGTCATACTCCCCCAGGTTCTCCAAAGCATTGCCCAGACTGCCGTGATTCGACTGTTCCAGACGCTGATCCCCCAGTCTTCCGACGAGTTTCTCATGCATCTCAGCCAACAGTCGAAAATGCCCCCACACTCCGAGGTATCGAAAGCCGATGTCGGTCAGGATGTCGAAGGCCGTGTCGTACTGCATGTTCTGGCATCTCAGATCGAATTCCGCCAGATGCGGCGCCAGATCTTCGAGGGACTTCCGCTCGTGGCGGGGCCGTCTTGCCTGCCGGAAGTAGTCGGCCGCGCGATGCCGCAGGGCGAACCGGCTGAACCTTGCAACTCCGTCGTTGGCACAATCGGCCGGTTCACCTTCTTCGATGCAGCTCAACGCGTATTCCCGATCGACCGGGTGGAGCGAATACTGCTGTCCCTCTTTCCGGACGAACCGACCGTTGACAAGACGCCTCATCTCGTTGGCACTGTCGATTCCGGCGACATGAGGTTCAAGAAGGTAGTCGATCGCCGCGCTGGTCACTGGATGCCCGTAGATGGCCAGCGCCTGCACGATTCGCTGGTCACGACCGAGCAGGCGGCTGAACGCCTCGCCGACCAGCGCCTCGACCACGTTCTCTGGAAGCACATGCTGCGATTCTTCGAGCAGTTCCTGAAGTGAAGTCGAACGGTCGACAGAGAGGATCGCAAAGAGCGCTTCGAGTGCACGGGGATATCCGCGGGTTCGCTCCTGCGCCAGCGCGAGAAGGCGAGGTTCGGCATTCTTCAGCCCAAGGCTGCCGTCACGGTCCATTGCCCGCAGGATGTTACCCGCATGTGGTTCCGGCAGGCCTTCGTCAAGGTCCACCCGAGCTTGCGCCCCGGGACGAACCAGGGCAAGATCGCCGGGAACCGCCCGTGTCGTGATCAATGTGGTCACGCAGTGATGGGGAGCGCTGAGCAGAGTTCGGAGCACCTCCAGCAGATCCCGGTCGACCACTTTCCCGGTCTCCCGGTCTACCAGGTCTTCGAAGTTGTCAAGAAGCAATACAATTGGCTCCTGCGGCAGGGCAGCGAGCAACCTCTGCATCTTCGTCGCAATGCTGACCTGTGCCTGCTTGAACAGTTCGCGCATCTCCCGCGAGTCTGCTTCCGGGAGCAGGCGACTGAGGCCTTCCTGTATGGTCGCGGAAGAGACGGGGCGGGATCCGACAGCGCTGAGATAAACCATTCGATGCGGCGACAGCAGCTCCTTGCTGTCCGGCAGGCGTCCATCTTCGAGAGATTTCAGCAGACGGCACACGAGAGCCGTTTTCCCGATACCGGCTCGTCCCACGACGGTCACGAGTCGAATCGCATCGCTCTTCAGGAGTGTGGTGAGTAATTCGGTTTCAACGACGCGGTCCTGGAAGTGGTCAGGCGCGACCGCGGGAGGTGCGTGAACGACTCGAGTGTCCCTTATCACATGTCTCTCGGGAGCAGATCGTTCGCGCTCGAGTCCGCGAGAGATGCTCTGGCGAACACGAGTTCGAGCTGCGGCGGGGTTTTCCAGTGTCCGGCTGAGTTCGTCCTCTTCATGCTGGAATCGCTCGATATCGCGCTGAATGCGAGCCATCTGATCATCCGTGGCAGCCCGCCGCAGATCGCGCTGGGCAGCCGACAACAGCAACCGTACTTCTTCCAGACGTCCTTCGTCTGTGTCGAGCCACAGCAAGTGATCGCGTAGACGCGGGACTGCTTCGACGGCGCCCCTCGTGCAGTCAAGCATCTGCCGCGCGCCCAGCAGAAACGGCGGCTCGAGTCCGCTGTGAAGCAACAGGGGGACGACGGGCTTCTTGTACTTCAGCGCCCACAACCACTCACTTTTGCAGACGGAGGTCTCCTCGACGCTGTCATATGACATAACGAAGAGAAGCGTCTTACAGCGGCGAATCGCCTCGGCAAGTTGGCTGTCAAAAGACGGTCCGGGATGGAGGCAGCGCCGATCCATCCAGACCTCGACCGGCGGAATCCCGTTCTGAAGGCCATCGAAGAGTTTGTCCGCAAAGTCTCCGGCGTCGGCTCTGGAGTAGCTGAGGAAGTGGTGTCCGCTCATCAAAGTCACTCCTGCACATCTGATATGTCTGCGGAGTTGGCCGCTGACCGGGCAGGCGGTGTGTCGACCCGCGCGTGAGCGTTCTAAGAGATGAGGTGGCGAAGTTGGACACGTGTGGCGATTGGCGAGTTGCCCGATCGTTCTTCTCGCTCCTACTGAGGTCGTATTCTGTCGCGCTCTCGACCCGGATCGCAACCGTTCGGCAGGAGGGCTTGAACGGCACTCATCGATTCGACGAGCGCGCGAGCCGTTGTATTGTCCTGGGCTCACAGGGAGACTCGAAGTGGAGGATTGAATGAACTGTGGTCTGACGAGAAGCGTCAAAAAGATACGGGATCCCCACGCCGTGCCGACGAACGGCCAGAGCGTCCGCGACGATTGCGGAACGAACTACGCGCTGCCGCGAATCCTCCGCTGCACGGCACGAATCATCAGTCGTCCTTGCCCGCCCATACGAAGCCCCTTCAGGAAGATCAGTCCGCCGAGGATCGCCGGCAGGATTGGCAACTGCCGCTCGAGGTACCATGCAACGAACAGGCCTACCGACAACAGCAGCGCCAGATATCGCTGCAACGTGGCCCGCTTGTAGAACTCCTGCAGTGCCGTGCGCTCACGCTGATGCAGTTCGTTCGTCTGCAGCAACTGGTGCGAGTTCTGCTGCACGTTCCACAGGCCGGTGAAGTTCAGCAAGATTGCGATCGCCAGGGCGAGCGTCACAGACGGCGGTGCCTTGCGGGTCAAGAATCCTTCCTCCTGCCGGGCCGGTGCTGCGGGCGCCTCGCCATCTTCCGGCTCACCGTCCGGGCGATCGGGCACAGCAGCCGCTTCCGCCGGAGGTGTGTCATGTGGTGCGGTCTCTGTCGACCTCAGACCGGCATCGATTTCGGGCTCGATGTCGGCGACGTTCGCGGCAGCGTCTTGTTCATTCCCGAAGGCGGCGTTGGCGCAGCCGAGGCCTGCCACGGCGATCACAGTGAAACACCACGTCGGACGCATTCTGCCACCTCGAGTTTCGTTCCCCGTTGCCAGCCGGACTCTCGTCTCGCAACCGGTCAGAAGATCCGCCGCGTCTGCGGATTGAAGTTCGTTGCCGACCGCCCGATGCCGTATGTCAGAGCACCGGCCAGGCCCCAGTACCACAGGTCGAGCTTGTCGCGCCACACGCCTGCGGCAATGGCGAGCCAGCCGATCCTCATTGTTCCGAAGAGGACGCAGAGCAGAAAGGAAACGACGCTGCCCACGAACGTGTTCCAGAGTCGATCGAGCCGACGACCGTACGTGGGAAAGGGCACGATCCGGAATCGCCATCCCCACTTCATGCCGACGAGAACGGCTTCGTTACGCGGCTCGCGCAAATACAGCGAAGCCAGCAGATCCATCAGGGCAGCTCCCCCAAAGCTCGCGAGAAGCAGGGGCATGACCGGCGAGACGTATCGCAGCCGTGCGTCTTCGAAAGCCGCCCAGATCATCGCGGCGGTGATCGCCTTCGCAAAGACAACCCGCGCCGTTTCCGCATCCCACTGCGATCGCAACGGCGTATGCGTCAACGAAGAGACCATCGCGTCGAACTGCGGCATGAGACGGCAGAATGTCCGACGCGACTCCTCGCCGTCGTCGGGCAGGTCCACGGCCAGTGCCAGATCGACTTCGCCGATGTCGCCGATTCGCCCTGCAGGGACAATCATCTGGGCGCCGCACATCGAATCCTCGCCTGACGGGCCGGACCCGACGCAGAGGAATCGCTGTTCGGCCTCGCTGGCCTGCGTTTCGAGGACCCGCTGTTCGTCCGGCTGTACGCTCGAACGTCCGCACGCGGAGCAGGTCTGGAGGTGGTGCGGGCGGAATTCGGCAATCGGGATCGCCTGCTGATGATTGCAGGCATCGTTGCTGCAGATCGTGTAGCCCCACGCCCTGCTCGTCAGATCGTGCCGGTAGTAGGGAACCAGTTCGCTGCTGCCGCACCGCAGACAAGTCACCGTCTGACGGATCGTCACTGCGTAGCGGCGTTCCCACTGGCGGCGTCCGGGTTGGCGTTCAGGCAGGATAGACGTCACTCCGAGGTGGCTGCGACCGTCCCAGAATCTCAAGTGCAGACCGACCGGCTTCTGACTGTGCTCCGACAGCCAGTCGTCGCTGACCTTACGGTATGCGTTGTAGACCCTGCGGTCGTTGGCGTTGCCGCGACCGGAAACACTGAGCTGGCCCAGTACCGTCTGAAAGGGATTGATCGTCACCAGCAGTTGCGCGTCCCGCCCCTCGAGCTGCCCGGTGTAGACGTAAACTTCACCGGCAATCCCCTCGGTATGCATGCGGGGACTGGTCAGTTCGACGCCGACGAACTCGGTCAATGGCTCGGGACTGAAGCCGATGCCGAAACGTAGTTTGCGAGTGGGGCCGGCGGCCAGCGCGTCGGCTCGGTCGGGAGGCGTCAACCGCTCGGGAAACCAGCCGAGGTCGCTCACGAAGTCGATGACGTCTGCCGTCTCCCCGGAGAAACGCATCGCACGGACCGGCGGTGAACCGAGTGCCGGCCACTTCTCATGCGGCATCGCTTCCGGCGGGATCTGAACCTCCGCTACGAATTCCCGCGGCTGGCGCTCGAGAATCCTTTCGATCTCCTTCTCGCAGAAAGGGGAGTCCGCCCAGCGATTGTTCGTGAACACCAGCGAGTAGCGGGCTCCGTCGATGCCGCTATCAATGGCGCGCTGGATGGCAGCATCGTCCTCGAACATTTCCGAAGTGATCCGGTACTCCGCAAACCAGACCCGCAGGCCGTTGGCCATCAGAGATTCCGCGACGGAGCGGACGACGTCGGCGTTCTCGCTCTTGTAGCTGAGAAAGACATCGTCGATCGGACGAGAATGAGACGCGTCAGTCATCGTACACGATCACGCTCAGGAGACGTCCGGCGGCCGCCATACCGACCAGGCTGGCAATGATCACCACGGGCGCCCAGATGTCGGGACGTCCGAGAACGGGTTCGGCGATGAGGAAAATCGCCACGAGAGTGAACGTTGCGACCAAAGGGATGGCCCGATCCTTCGGATCGTTGCCACGCCGACGCATCTCCTGCAGGAAGGCTCGCGGACAGACCAGCGCGGCGACGCTTGCTCCCAGGCAGATACCGATGCCTCCCCCGGCCGCCGCGGCCCACCAGTGAGACTCCGGCGATGTCCGGTACGCGACGACCGCGGCGACGACTGCCGTCAGCGTTGCCAGCAACTGCACGGGCGGGATCGACGCGTCGTCGACGGGAAACAACTGTCGGTCGGTGTCGATCTCGGTTCGGACCATAGTGCCTTGCGTCGCCCTGCTCTTGCGCTGTGATGGTCCCGCGGCCCGTTGGCAGACACCCGTTCCCCCGACAACCGCGGTCAGATCTGCCGTCCGGTCACGTCGGAAAAGAGCCATTTGCGCTCGTCGAAGTCAAAATTGCCGCCGTTGCGAATCTTCAGCACAGTTACTCCTTCAGGAACGTGCAGCAGCATTTCATCCTGGTCGTCAAAGTAGACGGAGATGTTCCGATCGGCGATGACGGTCGCTTTCGCATCGAAGCGGTCCACGAGAATGACTTCGTCGCATCGGACACCGAAATGCGCGACGTCGCGGCGCGCCTTCTCGCCATCGCGGCGGTACGTGATGACATACACGTTTCCTGGCCAGACGTACGAAAGGGTCCGAAACCACTCGGGGGCTTCGTCGATGCAGCCATCCAGATCGATTCCGATCGCAGGGGCATCGAGCAGGCTTCGGATCAGGGCTCGCAGGGATCCCTGAGGCTCTGCTCCCGTATCCAGTTCCTGCTGGAGCTGCTGAAGGGCGGTTCGCGCAGCGTCCGTCATCGAGGGTGTTCCTTCTGACGAGTTGAAGTGCTGGTGCCTGTTCGGCAGAGCGGGTCAGTTCTTCAATTGCGAGACGACCATCTTGTACAGCGCATTCGATGGTTCCAGCTTGGCGGCCTGACGGAGACACTTCTGTGCATCGTTGCCGATCCGCTGCACTTCCTCGACGCTCATCTCCCCCTGGGCGATCTTTGCGAGCACGTCCGCCTGCCCGTTGCCCAGCTTCTTGCCCAGTGCCATTCCCTTGCCATACCAGGCGGCCGCAC
This region includes:
- a CDS encoding exo-alpha-sialidase, with translation MRRSLPYILVALLSFVVTKVESSEPHHSKDPSIYLTANDLSVATGQPSLVRMSSVSTHIPVWSLSGGTPGQSVAGIVGGLPRDCAAVKVEIVVTSTDPQTSPEFADLYRVHLSQMVDDAPFTARYRLGKPVRTRLPAAPLHTRTIVLESFYGVEPEAPLTVRIQREPGLPGDTFPRPTGLALVKVTPLNAPAEPHVVQNVGGYNSWPMIQAIGEKLVCTYSRGTAHTIHEDSRAVYARTSTDGGKTWTAETTVADTPGYGEVTVGKGLDATGAMLLWVRRIGKGWNHDLYRSTDGVTFELVATPKLAVPPMQITDVIEVPDVGLMALWFAGDYSDKAVHSWGTMTSSDDGTTWTQKTIESGLTRSDWPTEPAAVYLGDGRILAVGRTESHGQSQFQMVSSDYGTTWTRMRTNIGDVQASTPSLILDAETGLLSNYYYERGRGLLRRRVVDPETVFENPLSWPASEAVGVGSEVALDSGNANATVIGNTHYVSFYSGKAPDTAVLVSELPAPTAGE
- a CDS encoding tetratricopeptide repeat protein — its product is MSGHHFLSYSRADAGDFADKLFDGLQNGIPPVEVWMDRRCLHPGPSFDSQLAEAIRRCKTLLFVMSYDSVEETSVCKSEWLWALKYKKPVVPLLLHSGLEPPFLLGARQMLDCTRGAVEAVPRLRDHLLWLDTDEGRLEEVRLLLSAAQRDLRRAATDDQMARIQRDIERFQHEEDELSRTLENPAAARTRVRQSISRGLERERSAPERHVIRDTRVVHAPPAVAPDHFQDRVVETELLTTLLKSDAIRLVTVVGRAGIGKTALVCRLLKSLEDGRLPDSKELLSPHRMVYLSAVGSRPVSSATIQEGLSRLLPEADSREMRELFKQAQVSIATKMQRLLAALPQEPIVLLLDNFEDLVDRETGKVVDRDLLEVLRTLLSAPHHCVTTLITTRAVPGDLALVRPGAQARVDLDEGLPEPHAGNILRAMDRDGSLGLKNAEPRLLALAQERTRGYPRALEALFAILSVDRSTSLQELLEESQHVLPENVVEALVGEAFSRLLGRDQRIVQALAIYGHPVTSAAIDYLLEPHVAGIDSANEMRRLVNGRFVRKEGQQYSLHPVDREYALSCIEEGEPADCANDGVARFSRFALRHRAADYFRQARRPRHERKSLEDLAPHLAEFDLRCQNMQYDTAFDILTDIGFRYLGVWGHFRLLAEMHEKLVGRLGDQRLEQSNHGSLGNALENLGEYDRGLKHFDTALELNRHAPRLQQERHLLIGKSICHRRLGDTRRAIECNERSLEIARQLNDVAAEAAPLNNLGNRYADLGHLDQALRFYEDALDVCQKWAGPYEQAVVLESSGHALLMSGDFDAASRRFRDALAVANDKNIVQVQNYAHYGLSLVGLLTGDLESARTECEAAEQYDVQDNNHNVSVVKGIIHLLEAETASATAAFNRCLDHCGCLLSRSPSNFEARYITGVALLGLTVSTEKNRIAESHEAFRLAHEINHDRGVLSRVTRLLEVMSSVDATGRIAGIAAEIAGWGDDDVQTTEDSSPDDR
- a CDS encoding toll/interleukin-1 receptor domain-containing protein → MTDASHSRPIDDVFLSYKSENADVVRSVAESLMANGLRVWFAEYRITSEMFEDDAAIQRAIDSGIDGARYSLVFTNNRWADSPFCEKEIERILERQPREFVAEVQIPPEAMPHEKWPALGSPPVRAMRFSGETADVIDFVSDLGWFPERLTPPDRADALAAGPTRKLRFGIGFSPEPLTEFVGVELTSPRMHTEGIAGEVYVYTGQLEGRDAQLLVTINPFQTVLGQLSVSGRGNANDRRVYNAYRKVSDDWLSEHSQKPVGLHLRFWDGRSHLGVTSILPERQPGRRQWERRYAVTIRQTVTCLRCGSSELVPYYRHDLTSRAWGYTICSNDACNHQQAIPIAEFRPHHLQTCSACGRSSVQPDEQRVLETQASEAEQRFLCVGSGPSGEDSMCGAQMIVPAGRIGDIGEVDLALAVDLPDDGEESRRTFCRLMPQFDAMVSSLTHTPLRSQWDAETARVVFAKAITAAMIWAAFEDARLRYVSPVMPLLLASFGGAALMDLLASLYLREPRNEAVLVGMKWGWRFRIVPFPTYGRRLDRLWNTFVGSVVSFLLCVLFGTMRIGWLAIAAGVWRDKLDLWYWGLAGALTYGIGRSATNFNPQTRRIF